From Pseudomonas fluorescens, one genomic window encodes:
- a CDS encoding DUF6162 family protein, translating to MSTPTTQLVRPAGAGHETLYVLLLCLAILAVAGSVVLWRGESQVISSVESHQLDARRDLSAAEQGIYADLRVTLDEIQLLREEQQALPTPQLLADEGFAPFAQDASSVSRGGHAWQLLDSNAYFGQSQAPEVAGSFLMRLNAEGKAEPDIWLNRSKDLKAPGDLADSALSSAGWKQVVAQFDAGVTRQHKH from the coding sequence ATGAGCACGCCCACCACCCAACTCGTGCGCCCGGCCGGTGCCGGCCACGAAACCCTATATGTCCTGCTGCTGTGCCTGGCGATCCTCGCGGTTGCCGGCTCGGTTGTGCTTTGGCGCGGCGAATCCCAGGTCATCAGCAGCGTCGAGTCCCATCAACTGGATGCCCGCCGCGACCTCAGCGCTGCCGAGCAAGGTATTTACGCCGACCTGCGGGTGACCCTCGACGAAATCCAGCTGTTGCGCGAAGAACAACAGGCCCTGCCGACCCCGCAACTCCTTGCCGACGAAGGCTTTGCGCCTTTTGCCCAGGACGCCAGCTCGGTCAGCCGTGGCGGCCATGCCTGGCAGTTGCTCGACAGCAACGCCTACTTTGGCCAGAGCCAGGCCCCTGAAGTGGCCGGTTCGTTCCTGATGCGCCTGAACGCCGAAGGCAAAGCCGAGCCGGACATCTGGCTCAATCGCAGCAAAGACCTGAAAGCCCCTGGCGACCTGGCCGACAGCGCACTAAGCAGCGCGGGCTGGAAACAGGTCGTCGCTCAATTCGACGCCGGTGTCACCCGTCAGCATAAACACTGA
- a CDS encoding metal ABC transporter substrate-binding protein: MSSSSSRPRFLQRLLIGLMALIIMPLASADQAKRLRIGITLHPYYSYVANIVGDKAEVVPLIPAGFNPHAYEPRAEDIKRIAGLDVIVLNGVGHDDFADRMIAASETPNVKVIEANENVPLLAATGIAARGAGKVVNPHTFLSISASIAQVNNIARELGKLDPDNAKTYTQNARAYGKRLRQMRADALAKLTSAPNADLRVATVHAAYDYLLREFGLEVTAVVEPAHGIEPSPSQLKKTIDQLRELDVKVIFSEMDFPSAYVDTIQRESGVKLYPLSHISYGEYSAEKYEKEMTGNLNTVVRAIQEAGA; this comes from the coding sequence ATGTCCAGTTCATCTTCACGTCCTCGTTTTTTGCAGCGCCTGCTGATCGGCCTCATGGCCTTGATCATCATGCCCCTGGCCAGCGCCGATCAGGCCAAACGCCTGCGCATTGGTATCACCCTGCATCCGTACTACAGCTACGTGGCCAATATCGTCGGTGACAAGGCGGAAGTGGTGCCGCTGATTCCGGCGGGCTTCAACCCCCATGCCTACGAACCCCGCGCCGAAGACATCAAGCGTATCGCCGGCCTCGATGTGATTGTGCTTAACGGTGTCGGCCACGACGACTTCGCCGACCGCATGATCGCCGCCAGTGAAACCCCCAACGTCAAGGTGATCGAAGCCAACGAGAACGTGCCGTTGCTGGCCGCCACCGGGATTGCCGCACGCGGCGCCGGCAAAGTGGTTAACCCGCACACCTTCCTGTCAATCAGCGCCTCCATTGCCCAGGTCAACAACATCGCCCGGGAGCTGGGCAAGCTCGACCCGGACAACGCCAAGACCTACACCCAGAACGCCCGCGCCTATGGCAAACGCCTGCGGCAGATGCGCGCCGACGCCCTGGCCAAACTGACCTCCGCACCCAATGCCGACCTGCGGGTGGCCACGGTTCACGCCGCCTACGACTACCTGCTGCGTGAATTCGGCCTGGAAGTGACCGCTGTGGTCGAGCCGGCCCACGGCATCGAGCCGAGCCCGAGCCAGTTGAAGAAAACCATCGACCAACTGCGCGAACTGGACGTCAAGGTGATCTTCTCGGAGATGGATTTCCCGTCTGCGTATGTCGACACCATCCAGCGTGAATCGGGAGTAAAACTCTACCCGCTGTCGCACATTTCCTACGGTGAATACAGCGCCGAGAAGTATGAAAAAGAAATGACCGGCAACCTCAACACTGTCGTCCGGGCGATTCAGGAGGCCGGCGCATGA
- a CDS encoding metal ABC transporter ATP-binding protein — MTIQQNLSVSLAGPAVEFSDVSLSLGRTTILQGVSFQVQPGSVHALVGPNGGGKSSLIKTLLGQMPHQGRLSLQWPGEPGTIGYVPQALEFDRGLPMTVDDFMAAMCQRRPAFLGISRHYSAAIDAALERVGMQDKRKRRMGALSGGERQRVLLAQGLIPAPQLLVLDEPMSALDEAGIQVFERLLNDWRQAGITVLWIEHDLEAVGRLADRVTGLNRRVLFDATPQQALTPERLLSLFSTHPRTSGSAA; from the coding sequence ATGACCATCCAGCAAAACCTCAGCGTGTCGCTGGCCGGTCCCGCCGTGGAGTTTTCAGACGTCAGCCTGAGCCTCGGCCGCACCACGATTCTCCAGGGCGTCAGTTTCCAGGTTCAGCCCGGCAGCGTGCACGCGCTGGTCGGCCCCAATGGTGGCGGCAAGAGCTCGCTGATCAAGACCCTGCTCGGCCAGATGCCCCATCAGGGTCGCCTGAGCCTGCAATGGCCCGGCGAGCCAGGCACTATCGGTTACGTGCCGCAGGCGCTGGAGTTCGATCGAGGACTGCCGATGACCGTCGACGATTTCATGGCCGCCATGTGCCAGCGGCGCCCGGCGTTTCTCGGCATCAGCCGCCACTACAGCGCTGCCATCGACGCCGCGCTGGAACGCGTGGGCATGCAAGACAAGCGTAAGCGGCGCATGGGCGCGCTGTCCGGCGGCGAGCGCCAGCGGGTGCTGCTGGCCCAAGGCCTGATTCCGGCCCCGCAACTGCTGGTGCTCGACGAACCGATGTCAGCCCTCGACGAAGCCGGAATCCAGGTATTCGAGCGCCTGCTCAACGACTGGCGCCAGGCCGGAATCACCGTGTTGTGGATCGAGCACGACCTGGAAGCCGTTGGCCGCCTGGCCGATCGCGTCACCGGGCTCAATCGCCGGGTACTGTTCGACGCCACGCCGCAACAGGCGCTGACTCCGGAACGCCTGCTGAGCCTGTTTTCCACCCACCCACGGACCAGCGGGAGCGCGGCGTGA
- a CDS encoding metal ABC transporter permease, producing MSYEAFRLMIQGWASSGYLPEALAYGFVVNALLAGLLIGPVLGGLGTLVVVKRFAFFSEAVGHAALTGVAIGILLGEPYTGPYGSLFGYCLLFGILLNYLRNRTGLAPDTLIGVFLSVSLAMGASLLLILAGKINVHILENVLFGSVLTVNGNDLLVLAIVGSLVMGLSLPLYNRIMLASFNPQLAAVRGVAVKTLDYLFVILVTLITVAAVKVIGAILVGALLVIPAAAARLLSQSLKGFFWCSVLIATISTLCGILAPIVFDLPIPSGAAIILVAGMAFALAAIARGVVPSLKGNIG from the coding sequence ATGAGTTACGAAGCCTTTCGTTTGATGATCCAGGGCTGGGCGTCCTCCGGCTACCTGCCAGAAGCGCTGGCCTACGGGTTTGTGGTCAACGCCCTGCTCGCCGGCCTGCTGATCGGCCCGGTCCTGGGCGGGCTGGGTACGCTGGTGGTGGTCAAGCGCTTTGCGTTTTTCTCCGAGGCAGTCGGTCACGCGGCTCTCACCGGCGTGGCCATCGGCATTTTGCTCGGCGAACCCTACACCGGTCCTTACGGCAGCCTGTTCGGCTACTGCTTGTTGTTCGGCATTCTGCTCAACTACCTGCGCAACCGCACAGGACTCGCCCCGGACACCCTGATCGGAGTCTTCCTCTCGGTGTCCCTGGCCATGGGCGCCAGCCTGCTGTTGATCCTCGCCGGCAAGATTAACGTGCACATTCTCGAGAACGTGCTGTTCGGCTCGGTGCTGACGGTCAACGGCAATGACTTGCTGGTATTGGCCATCGTCGGCTCGCTGGTGATGGGCCTGAGCCTGCCGCTGTACAACCGGATCATGCTCGCCAGTTTCAACCCGCAATTGGCGGCGGTTCGCGGCGTGGCAGTGAAAACCCTCGATTACCTGTTCGTGATCCTGGTAACGCTGATCACTGTAGCGGCAGTAAAAGTCATCGGCGCCATCCTGGTGGGCGCGCTGCTGGTGATCCCGGCCGCTGCCGCGCGCCTGTTGAGCCAGTCGCTGAAGGGTTTCTTCTGGTGCTCGGTGTTGATCGCAACCATCAGCACTCTGTGCGGGATTCTTGCGCCCATCGTCTTCGACCTGCCGATCCCCTCCGGCGCGGCAATCATTCTGGTGGCCGGCATGGCCTTCGCCCTGGCCGCCATCGCGCGCGGCGTGGTCCCCAGCCTCAAAGGGAATATTGGATAA